The DNA segment GCAGCATTCTGCACCACCGTCTCGCAGAAGATGGAGGCGGTTTCGGCCAGGGTCATGGGCGTCTCGCGTTGCAGCGGCTCAGACTGGGCCAGTCGGGCGTTGTGGTAGCCGTGGCCCAGCTCGTGCGCCAGGGTGGACACGCTGTCGAGGCTGGGGGCGTGGTTCATCAGAATGCGGCTCTTGCCCCGCGTCCAGCGCATGCAGAAGGCCCCGCTGCGCTTGCCTTCGCGGGGGCCAGCGTCCACCCAGTCGCCGTCAAAGGCTTCGGCGGCAAAGTCGCCTAACTGCGCGGAGTAGCCCCGAAATTGGCGTTCCACAAATTCGGCTCCCGCGCCGTAGGTCCACTCGGTCTCACTGCGGCCCACCGGGGCTAGGATGTCCCACCAGTCCAGCTTTTGCTTGCCCAGCGCCCGCGCCTTGGCGGCAAAGTAGCGCCGGAAGTCGGAGAAGGAGCGCACCACCGCGCCCTGCATGGCGTCCAGCGTCTGGCGGTCAATGCCGTGCGTCAGCAGGCTGGGGGCCACCGCGTCCTCAAATCCGCGCCGCCGGGCCAGCGTGCCTTCCTCACCCTTAACGCCGTTCAGGGCGGCGGCAAAGACCACTTCCGACGATTTCCAGGCGGCGATTTCTGATTCGTAGGCGTCGCGGCGCACCGTTTCGTCCGCGTCGCTGGCGAGGGCGCGCAGGGCGGTGATGGGCAGACGTTCGCCCCGGAATTCACCCTTAAGCTGGCTGCTCACATTCCCCTGGAGTTTGGACCAGCCCCCGGCCCCACTGGGACGCAGGCGGGCGGCCAGATCTTCCTCAGGGGGCGACATCTGGTGACGGGCCAGTTGAATGGCGCGGCGCAGAAAGTGTTCGTGGTCCCGCACGGTTTCGGAGGCGGCCAGCAGGTCAGAGAGTTGCGCGTCATTCAGGCCGCCCAGCCACGCGGTCAGGCGCGAACGCAGCGGCCCCAGCGGCAGCGTCAGGGTGGTCAACGCAGCCATGCGGCTCTGGGCCAGCGTGTCGCGGCTGTCGGTGGTGAAAAAAGCGTTCAGATAAGCACCGATGGGGCCGCTGCGGTTGCTCAGGGCATTCATGGCGTCCAGCACGCGCCCCAGCGTTTCGGGGGTGGCATCAGGACCATCCATACGAACCTCCAGCTCGTCAAACAGCCGTTCGAGGTCCGCGATCCCGGCGCGTAGCCCTTCCAGGTCCTGTTCCAGCCGGGGGTCACTCAGGCTGGCGTACAGGTCATCGGTGCGCCAGCGGGGCATCTCGGGGGCGGTGGGTGTGGAGGTCATGCCCCCAGTGTAGGCCGGGTGGGAATGACAAAAACCGCCGATACAAAACGCCTCACTTGATCGATTCAGTCCCGCACAGCAACGCGGTTCACACTTTGCGGCCTGCTCTGCCAGAAGTGCTATTTTAAATGAACCATTAACCCATCTGGCGTCACATGGACGCCCACTCTGGAGGTTTCACCTATGCGTACCCGTTTGCTGTTGTCCGCTGCCCTCGCCGTATCCGCCGCCCTGACCACCTCGGCCAGTGCCGTGACCACCCTGAACGTCTTCATGGGCAGCCAGCAGCGCCCCGAAGTGTTCCAGCCGCTGTTCGACCGATTCGAGAAGGCCAACCCCGACATCAAGGTCAAGATTGAAACGGGCG comes from the Deinococcus sp. AJ005 genome and includes:
- a CDS encoding M3 family oligoendopeptidase, whose protein sequence is MTSTPTAPEMPRWRTDDLYASLSDPRLEQDLEGLRAGIADLERLFDELEVRMDGPDATPETLGRVLDAMNALSNRSGPIGAYLNAFFTTDSRDTLAQSRMAALTTLTLPLGPLRSRLTAWLGGLNDAQLSDLLAASETVRDHEHFLRRAIQLARHQMSPPEEDLAARLRPSGAGGWSKLQGNVSSQLKGEFRGERLPITALRALASDADETVRRDAYESEIAAWKSSEVVFAAALNGVKGEEGTLARRRGFEDAVAPSLLTHGIDRQTLDAMQGAVVRSFSDFRRYFAAKARALGKQKLDWWDILAPVGRSETEWTYGAGAEFVERQFRGYSAQLGDFAAEAFDGDWVDAGPREGKRSGAFCMRWTRGKSRILMNHAPSLDSVSTLAHELGHGYHNARLAQSEPLQRETPMTLAETASIFCETVVQNAALAEATGAERLYVLETSLMGHAQVVVDIHSRFLFERAVFERREKGDLNPQDFNDLMTWAQRETYGDALNTLHPYMWAVKPHYYSLAFYNYPYTFGLLFGLGLYAQYVAAREAGTEAEFQTRYDELLASTGREGPLALAARFGIDLHAPDFWEGSLDVIRQQIEAYVEAVDRGV